Proteins from a genomic interval of Solea solea chromosome 10, fSolSol10.1, whole genome shotgun sequence:
- the LOC131467162 gene encoding GTP-binding protein Rhes-like: protein MSLEVKEKTHVRVVFLGAAGVGKTALIQRFLQDTFEPKHRRTVEELHSKEYDISGVKVTVEILDTSGSYSFPAMRKLSIQNSDAFALVYAVDDPESLEAVKSLRDEILELKEDKYTPIVVVGNKVDREEERQVSGEDVLSTVEMDWNNSYLEASAKENANVVEVFKELLQQANLPSRLSPALRRRRETFPKDTDFRPPMNKTNSCILS, encoded by the coding sequence ATGTCCCTGGAGGTGAAGGAGAAGACCCATGTGCGTGTAGTGTTTCTGGGAGCAGCAGGAGTGGGCAAGACGGCCTTGATCCAACGCTTccttcaggacacatttgagCCCAAACACAGGCGCACGGTGGAAGAGCTGCACAGTAAGGAGTATGACATCAGTGGGGTTAAGGTCACAGTGGAGATCCTGGACACCAGCGGCAGCTACTCCTTCCCTGCTATGCGCAAGCTCTCCATCCAAAACAGTGATGCCTTTGCACTCGTGTATGCTGTGGATGACCCCGAATCGCTGGAGGCTGTCAAGAGTCTTCGAGATGAGATCCTGGAGCTCAAGGAGGACAAGTACACACCCATTGTGGTGGTGGGGAACAAGGTGGACCGGGAGGAGGAGCGCCAGGTGTCCGGTGAGGACGTCTTGTCAACCGTAGAGATGGACTGGAACAACAGTTACCTGGAAGCTTCGGCAAAGGAGAACGCCAATGTGGTGGAAGTATTCAAGGAGCTACTGCAGCAGGCGAACCTCCCCAGCCGCTTAAGCCCCGCGTTGCGAAGACGCAGGGAAACCTTCCCCAAAGACACCGACTTCCGGCCTCCAATGAACAAGACCAACAGTTGTATTCTGTCATAG